DNA from Maledivibacter sp.:
ACAAAATATTTGGGAGTGAGATTATGATTAAAACTAAATTGATTGCCGATAGCTTGTCTGATATTCCTAAAACTATTGCTGATAAGTTTAATATATCAGTTTTGCCTTTAACTATTAGGTTTAAAGAAGAATATAGGGATGGAATTGATTTGACGCCCGATGAGTTTTATAAAAAATTAGAAGAATATGATGAAATTCCTCAAACATCCCAAGTAACACCGATAGCTTTTAAAAATGCAATTGAAGATGCCTTTGATGAAGGCTATGATAATATAATTATCATTAATGGATCCGGTGGTGTGAGCGGAACCCACCAATCTGCATTGATTGCCAAGGAAGAGGTGGGGAAGGATAATATATATGTTTTCGATTCAAGATCCCTTGCCTATGGATGTGGTATGATTGTTGTTGAAGCAGCAAAAATGGCTTTGGAATCTAAACCCTTAGATGAAATTCTCCATAGAATAGAAAAGATGATAGAGGGTGCCCAACAGATTTTTTCTGTGGACACTTTAAAATATTTACATAAAAATGGTAGACTTAGTACCGGGAAAATGGCTTTAGGAACTTTGTTGAATGTAAAACCAATTTTGGCTATTGTCGACGGCAAGGTTGAGCCCATT
Protein-coding regions in this window:
- a CDS encoding DegV family protein; protein product: MIKTKLIADSLSDIPKTIADKFNISVLPLTIRFKEEYRDGIDLTPDEFYKKLEEYDEIPQTSQVTPIAFKNAIEDAFDEGYDNIIIINGSGGVSGTHQSALIAKEEVGKDNIYVFDSRSLAYGCGMIVVEAAKMALESKPLDEILHRIEKMIEGAQQIFSVDTLKYLHKNGRLSTGKMALGTLLNVKPILAIVDGKVEPIDKVRGNKKLHKGLIELCKQKGLKSGMQIGLGHASNPKGLSKLKELIEQEIKPSEIVVTDVGCTIGTHTGAGVLAIYFISE